CGTTGTCCCAGTGGATGCCCAGCATGGACTCGTTATTGCTGTAGACGATATTGCGCTCGAGGATGAACGAGATGTGTTCTTCCTCGCGCGAGCGGCGCAGCTGAGGCCCGTGCGAGTAGGCGAAGATGTTGTTGAGCACCCGGTTTTCTTTGCCGTAATGCTGGTGCAGGTTGCCGCTCGAGGTGTTGTAGACCAGGTTATTCTCGGCCACGATGTACGAAGAACCTTCGTCGAAGTAGATTCCCCATCCGCCCGAAACTTTCGGGTACGAAATCGAGTCGTGGAAGATGTTGTTGCGGATAATGGTTCCGGGGGAAACGCCGAGGGTATAGATGCTTCCGGTGTCGCTGAGCTGGCCCTTGGCGGTGTGGTGCACGCGATTGTATTCGATGATGTTGTTGTGCGCGGAGCTCGGGGCAAATCCCCACGACCACCCGACCGAGACGCCCGAGTACCGGAAGTCGCAGATTTCGTTGTGCGAGAGCGTATTGTACGAACTTCTCCCGAGCCACGCGCCAACCGCCCCGCGGTAGCGTTTCCCGCCGTCGTGAATGAAGCAGTTGTCGATGATGTTGCGCTCGCACGCGAGGTTGGGAGTTGCGGCGTCGCTGGTTTCGCCGATGCGGACCCCGCCCGCGCCGAGATCGGCCACTTCCGAGCGGCAGAGGCGGTTGTCCTGGCATCCCGCGCGGAACCAGACGCCATAATTGCCGGCGTGGGCGACCTCGCACGCCTCGATAAGGCAATTGCGCGCGCCAAGGGCTTCGATGGCGGCGTTGACCGGCACGGCCGCCTGCCCCCCGGGGTAGCCCTCCGCCGGAAGGGTGTATTCGCCGTAGTGCAGGCGCAATCCTTTGAACGCGAGGTGCTCAACAAACGCCCCTTCCTCGGGTTTGCCCGCGAGGACAAGCAATTGCTGCGTCACCGGCGCCACTAGGGTGACGGTCTCGGGCGTTTCGCCCGGCAGGGGGTAGTAGTAGAGCACGCCCGTCTTGCGGTTCAGGTACCATTCCCCGGGCTGGTCGAGGCCCTCGAAGAGATTCTCGACGAAGAAACGCTGTCCCGCGGGCTGCCAATAGCCCATGGGCCAGCCGGACCCGGCAGTAAACTCGAGGATATGATTCTCCAGGTCGAGGCTCTTGACGAAGTGCATCGAGGTGTCCCACGATTGAAACACGACTACCCAGGCGTCCGCGAGGCTCTCCCACTGCTGCAGGTCGCCCGGCTGAAACCGGATCTTGTCGTGGCTGGGCTCCTCTTTCCCCGTGTCCGCATTCGTCACCATTACGCGGCCCGTGGTATGGAAATAATCGGTGTCTCCGGGATAATCGCCCACGGGGTGCGCCGGATTGGGCGTGCGGGCGAGCTGCCGCCATTCGCCGTTCACATACAACCCGGTGAACACCCATTTCCCGTCGCGCACCTCGGGCAACTCGAGGGTCCACAGGGTCTGGCCCACGGTCCATCCTTCGAGGATGCGCCCGCCGTGAATTACCGGACGCTCCCCCGGGTACGCCTCGTAGGTGATGGGCGCGGAGACGGCGCCCGAGTCTTGCGGGCCGAACGTCACCGGCGCCGTGACGTGGTACGTGCCTTCGCGGATCAGGACGCGGATCGGGGCCTGGGTTCTTGCCGCGGGGTCGAGCGCGCGAATGGCGTCGCGCGCGGCCGCAATGGTCGCGAACGGCCCATCCGTGCCTTCGGCGCTCGGCGCCTCGAGTCTGCCCGTCCACGCATCGTTGCCGTTTGGCGCAACATAGAAGGCCGTCGCGCCGGACGCTTCCTGTGCCGCAGCGGCGCCCGGCACGAGCATTGCACAGACCCAGCCCATCGTTGCAGCAATGTGCGGCAGATACGTTCGCGTAAACAAGGATGCCCCTCCTCGGTGTGGCCCACAGTGAAAGCGTGATTGATGCCCAGCGCGGGCGATCATGACACCTCGCACGAGGGATTACAACCCGGTAAACACAGAAAAAGGGGGCCGCAGGGACAGAAGGCGCACCACTTGTTTGTAACGCGGTTGTGGCATGAAGATCCGCGTTCATGATTCGCGAGCCCCGGAGCGCCCCCTTGGCAATCGCGGCATTTTCAGGTCGCGGGTGGCAATGTGGTAGGATGGGCATCGGGCTGGGTCTGCTGTGACCTTGCGTGCAATGCCCGGTAGTTGCAGCTAAGCGGATTAGAAGGAGGCTCGTTCCAGTGAAAGTTCAAACAGCAGAACAGATTGGTGTGTGCAGTTGGTCGCTCCAGGCGACGGGTCCCGAGGACCTGGCGGAGAAGGTGAACGCCCTTGGCGTGAAGCGCGTGCAGCTCGGCCTCACGCCGCACCGCGGAGACACGGGTGCATGGAACGGCGTGGAGGTGGTGCTGGCCGCGTCGGGGATTCGTATCGTAACGGGGATGTATTCGACGATAGGCGAGGATTACACGACCCCGGAGACGATTCGCCGCACGGGCGGCATCGTGCCGGACCAGCACTGGGAAGAGAACGTGGCGCTGGCCAAGGCCACGGCTGCCAAAGCCCGGGAACTGGGCCTGCCATACATCATGGCGCACGCGGGGTTCCTGCCCCACGACCCCGGCGACCCGGATTTCGACAAGCTTGCTGGGCGCGTCGCTACGCTTGCCGGTCTGTTCGCCGACGCCGGCGCGGGACTGCTGATGGAAACCGGCCAGGAAAAAGCGGATACGCTGCTCGAGTTCCTCGACGAAATGAGGAGGCGCGGCGCGGCCAACGTCGCGGTGAACTTCGATCCGGCCAACATGATTCTCTACGACATGGACGACCCCATCGAGGCGCTGGGCAAACTGGCCCNNNNNNNNNNNNNNNNNNNNNNNNNNNNNNNNNNNNNNNNNNNNNNNNNNNNNNNNNNNNNNNNNNNNNNNNNNNNNNNNNNNNNNNNNNNNNNNNNNNNGCCGGAGGGGACGGTGGTGGATTACCGAATCGAAACGGACACGATGGGCGCAATGCAGGTGCCCGCGGACACGTATTACGGGAGCCAGACCGCCCGTTCGCTCGAGAATTTCAAGATCGGCGCCGAGACCATGCCGCGCGAGGTCATCCGCGCGTTCGGGATACTGAAGAAGGCCGCGGCACTGACCAATTACGAGCTGGGTCTGCTCGGGCCCGATTTGCGCAGCGCCATCTGCCAGGCCGCCGACGAGGTCATCGAGGGCAAGCTCGACACCCATTTCCCGCTGGTGGTGTGGCAGACCGGCAGCGGGACCCAGAGCAACA
The genomic region above belongs to Candidatus Hydrogenedentota bacterium and contains:
- a CDS encoding right-handed parallel beta-helix repeat-containing protein, with the protein product MFTRTYLPHIAATMGWVCAMLVPGAAAAQEASGATAFYVAPNGNDAWTGRLEAPSAEGTDGPFATIAAARDAIRALDPAARTQAPIRVLIREGTYHVTAPVTFGPQDSGAVSAPITYEAYPGERPVIHGGRILEGWTVGQTLWTLELPEVRDGKWVFTGLYVNGEWRQLARTPNPAHPVGDYPGDTDYFHTTGRVMVTNADTGKEEPSHDKIRFQPGDLQQWESLADAWVVVFQSWDTSMHFVKSLDLENHILEFTAGSGWPMGYWQPAGQRFFVENLFEGLDQPGEWYLNRKTGVLYYYPLPGETPETVTLVAPVTQQLLVLAGKPEEGAFVEHLAFKGLRLHYGEYTLPAEGYPGGQAAVPVNAAIEALGARNCLIEACEVAHAGNYGVWFRAGCQDNRLCRSEVADLGAGGVRIGETSDAATPNLACERNIIDNCFIHDGGKRYRGAVGAWLGRSSYNTLSHNEICDFRYSGVSVGWSWGFAPSSAHNNIIEYNRVHHTAKGQLSDTGSIYTLGVSPGTIIRNNIFHDSISYPKVSGGWGIYFDEGSSYIVAENNLVYNTSSGNLHQHYGKENRVLNNIFAYSHGPQLRRSREEEHISFILERNIVYSNNESMLGIHWDNGNYQLHANCYWSSFGPDLDFAGRDFQQWQAEGHDAQSIMADPLFADPEHADFRLAADSPALGLGFQPFDLSAPGLYGEPEWTDKPKQIPREPFSPPPVPEPVSIADDFEQTPVGETARIAAPQGEGAGASIRVTDETAASGSHSLKFTDAQGLQYAFFPYMSCAPHLRTGTAVGSFAGRFEPGTVFFHEWRDNRSPYRIGPSLWVRDGQLSANGQPLMALPPGVWVRFEIVCALGSQSTATYDLTVTLPEQEPKRFEGLPQTGESIKRVDWFGFVSNADATTVFYIDDVAIQTRKQ
- a CDS encoding TIM barrel protein translates to MKVQTAEQIGVCSWSLQATGPEDLAEKVNALGVKRVQLGLTPHRGDTGAWNGVEVVLAASGIRIVTGMYSTIGEDYTTPETIRRTGGIVPDQHWEENVALAKATAAKARELGLPYIMAHAGFLPHDPGDPDFDKLAGRVATLAGLFADAGAGLLMETGQEKADTLLEFLDEMRRRGAANVAVNFDPANMILYDMDDPIEALGKLA